One Candidatus Methylomirabilota bacterium genomic region harbors:
- the hisS gene encoding histidine--tRNA ligase, producing MRDVLPDEVALRDWAMTQIVAVYRRHGFVRIETPAVESLRLLLRSDGGENEKLIFKILKRGEKLSTAGHPDDLADLGLRFDLTVPLVRYYAQNHARLPQPLKAIQIGPVWRAERPQQGRYRQFTQCDIDILGVGAEVAEIELILATTEALTALGLKDLTVRLNDRRLLGALVAHCGFDVARAGSVFIGLDKLDKIGREGVAEELRAAGHPPSAIERLLDLLGSSVTPAALRTWLGPAADDVVWRALQRILETVEAQAAGRFRLAFDATLVRGMGYYTGPIFEIQHGDSTSSIAGGGRYDRMVGRFTGRDVPATGFSIGFERVVGILMERGPSAVADPERVALVFDEAMPALGPVLNLARDLREQGRHVLLETRAKRLGKQLQDLEARGFRRIGVVGPDGMIEWRAPRTGGAGETTQ from the coding sequence ATGCGGGACGTGCTGCCCGACGAAGTGGCGCTGCGCGACTGGGCCATGACCCAGATCGTAGCCGTCTATCGCCGCCACGGCTTCGTGCGCATCGAGACCCCGGCCGTCGAGAGCCTCCGCTTGCTGCTGCGCAGTGACGGCGGCGAGAACGAGAAGCTCATCTTCAAGATCCTCAAGCGCGGCGAGAAGCTGTCCACCGCGGGCCACCCCGACGATCTGGCCGACCTGGGCCTGCGCTTCGACCTGACCGTGCCCCTCGTCCGCTACTACGCCCAGAACCATGCACGCCTGCCCCAGCCGCTGAAGGCCATCCAGATCGGCCCGGTCTGGCGCGCGGAGCGGCCGCAACAGGGCCGGTACCGTCAGTTCACCCAGTGCGACATCGACATCCTGGGCGTGGGGGCCGAGGTGGCCGAGATCGAGCTGATCCTCGCCACCACCGAGGCGCTGACCGCGCTCGGGCTGAAGGACCTCACGGTGCGCTTGAACGATCGGCGCCTGCTCGGCGCGTTGGTGGCCCACTGCGGCTTCGACGTGGCGCGGGCCGGGTCGGTGTTCATCGGGCTGGACAAGCTCGACAAGATCGGTCGGGAGGGGGTCGCCGAGGAGCTCCGCGCGGCCGGGCACCCGCCTTCCGCCATCGAGCGCCTGCTCGACCTGCTGGGCTCGAGCGTGACGCCGGCGGCGCTCCGGACATGGCTGGGACCGGCGGCGGACGACGTGGTCTGGCGCGCCCTTCAGCGCATCCTCGAGACGGTCGAAGCGCAGGCGGCCGGCCGCTTCCGACTCGCCTTCGATGCCACCCTGGTGAGAGGCATGGGCTACTATACCGGCCCGATCTTCGAGATCCAGCACGGGGACTCCACGTCGTCCATCGCGGGAGGCGGGCGATACGACCGGATGGTGGGGCGTTTCACGGGGCGGGACGTTCCCGCCACCGGCTTCTCGATCGGCTTCGAGCGGGTCGTCGGGATCCTGATGGAGCGGGGGCCCTCCGCGGTGGCCGACCCCGAGCGGGTCGCGCTGGTGTTCGACGAGGCGATGCCGGCGCTGGGACCGGTGCTGAACCTGGCGCGCGATCTGCGCGAGCAGGGCCGGCACGTGCTCCTGGAGACGCGGGCCAAGCGGCTCGGCAAGCAGCTTCAAGATCTGGAGGCGAGGGGATTCCGGCGGATCGGCGTGGTGGGACCCGATGGAATGATCGAGTGGCGCGCGCCTCGTACGGGAGGGGCGGGGGAGACGACGCAGTGA
- the aspS gene encoding aspartate--tRNA ligase, whose product MTETLGGWRRTHTCGALRGEHVGQPVTLMGWAFRRRDHGGLVFIDLRDREGLTQCLFDPSKAGDAHAKAEAVRAEFVLAVRGTVASRPAGTENPKLATGAIEVQVTEVRILNESRPLPFQLDDDAEVDETLRLKYRYLDMRRPHVLHAFQVRDQVCRATRDYLHAQGFLEVETPVLTRSTPEGARDFLVPSRLQAGSFYALPQSPQLFKQLLMVAGFERYFQIVRCFRDEDLRKDRQPEFTQIDIETSFLDRDDFLPIVEGLTAEIWRRVKGVEVPRPFPRLPYDEAMARFGSDKPDLRFGLELADCSALFAGGEFQAFAQTLAGGGVVKGLRMPGAGGMSRKELDDLTAEAKQAGAKGLVWIKVNADGVQSPVARFIQGVQARLLEALGAAPGDLLLLVADAPAIAATVLGRLRVDLARRFNHIPADRDVFSWIVDFPLVEWNDEEKRWDAVHHPFTAPRDEDLLLLESDPGRARAKAYDLVLNGQEAAGGSIRIHQQSVQERLFALIGISKEDARARFGFLLDALEFGAPPMGGIAFGLDRLVANLVGQESIREVIAFPKTQKGTCPLTDAPAPVDAKQLRELGIRVVEGPGTA is encoded by the coding sequence GTGACCGAGACGCTGGGCGGATGGCGGCGCACCCACACCTGCGGGGCGCTACGCGGCGAGCACGTCGGACAGCCGGTGACGCTGATGGGCTGGGCCTTCCGACGTCGAGACCACGGCGGGCTCGTCTTCATCGACCTGCGCGATCGTGAAGGGCTCACCCAGTGCCTGTTCGACCCCTCGAAGGCCGGCGACGCGCACGCGAAGGCCGAGGCGGTGCGCGCCGAGTTCGTGCTCGCGGTGCGTGGAACGGTGGCCTCACGCCCGGCCGGGACCGAGAATCCGAAGCTCGCGACCGGGGCGATCGAGGTGCAGGTCACCGAGGTGAGGATCCTCAACGAGTCGCGGCCGCTGCCCTTCCAGCTCGACGACGACGCGGAGGTCGACGAGACCCTGCGGCTCAAGTACCGCTATCTCGACATGCGCCGTCCGCACGTGCTCCACGCCTTCCAGGTGCGGGATCAAGTCTGTCGAGCCACCCGCGACTATCTGCACGCCCAGGGCTTCCTCGAGGTCGAGACCCCGGTGCTCACCCGGTCGACGCCCGAGGGCGCCCGCGACTTCCTGGTGCCGAGCCGGCTGCAGGCCGGCAGCTTCTACGCGCTGCCCCAGTCGCCGCAGCTGTTCAAGCAGCTGCTGATGGTGGCCGGCTTCGAGCGCTACTTCCAGATCGTGCGCTGCTTCCGTGACGAGGACCTGCGCAAGGATCGTCAGCCCGAGTTCACCCAGATCGATATCGAGACCTCGTTCCTCGATCGTGACGACTTCCTGCCGATCGTGGAGGGGCTAACCGCCGAGATCTGGCGCCGCGTGAAGGGCGTGGAGGTCCCGCGACCCTTCCCGCGCCTCCCCTACGACGAGGCCATGGCCCGCTTCGGCTCGGACAAGCCCGATCTGCGATTCGGCCTCGAGCTGGCGGACTGCTCCGCGCTGTTCGCGGGCGGCGAGTTCCAGGCCTTCGCGCAGACCCTGGCCGGCGGCGGGGTCGTGAAGGGTTTGCGCATGCCGGGAGCCGGCGGCATGAGCCGCAAGGAGCTGGATGACCTCACCGCCGAGGCCAAGCAGGCGGGCGCGAAGGGGCTCGTGTGGATCAAGGTGAATGCCGACGGCGTGCAGTCCCCGGTGGCCCGCTTCATTCAGGGCGTGCAGGCGCGCCTCCTGGAGGCGCTGGGCGCCGCTCCGGGTGATCTCCTGCTGCTGGTCGCCGACGCGCCCGCGATCGCGGCGACGGTGCTGGGGCGCTTGCGGGTCGATCTCGCGCGCCGGTTCAACCACATCCCGGCCGATCGGGACGTGTTCTCGTGGATCGTCGATTTTCCCCTCGTCGAGTGGAACGACGAGGAGAAGCGCTGGGACGCCGTGCATCACCCGTTCACCGCGCCGCGCGACGAGGACCTGCTCCTCCTGGAGTCGGATCCCGGGCGCGCCCGCGCCAAGGCCTACGACCTGGTGCTGAACGGCCAGGAGGCCGCGGGGGGCTCGATCCGTATCCACCAGCAGAGCGTGCAGGAGCGCCTGTTCGCCCTGATCGGCATCTCCAAGGAGGACGCGCGCGCCCGGTTCGGCTTCCTGCTGGACGCGCTCGAGTTCGGCGCCCCCCCGATGGGCGGTATCGCCTTCGGGCTCGACCGCCTGGTCGCGAACCTGGTCGGCCAGGAGTCCATCCGCGAAGTCATCGCGTTCCCGAAGACGCAGAAGGGGACGTGCCCGCTGACCGACGCGCCCGCGCCGGTCGACGCCAAGCAGCTGCGCGAGCTCGGGATCCGCGTCGTGGAAGGGCCTGGAACCGCGTGA
- a CDS encoding PhoH family protein produces the protein MTEATGVTRRVVLPPDLNHLALLGRHDEHLRALEAQYDVRITARGHDVTLRGEERQVAEVERVLRELVAMLRERPSLSAADIRSALRIAGNEPGADVKSVLADAIAVPSRRRFITPKTANQKRYLEAVRGHDLVIAIGPAGTGKSYLAVAMAVSALLKREVARIILTRPAVEAGERLGFLPGDLVEKVHPYLRPLYDALYDMLEPEKVGALSEKGAIEIAPLAYMRGRTLNDAFIILDEAQNTTSEQMKMFLTRLGFNSKMVVTGDITQVDLPSSRPSGLIEIQTVLQGIEGIRFIYFDDRDVVRHDLVSSIVRAYDRVQKPPARGAG, from the coding sequence TTGACCGAAGCCACCGGCGTCACCCGGCGTGTCGTCCTGCCTCCGGACCTGAATCACCTCGCCCTGCTCGGCCGTCACGACGAGCACCTGCGCGCGCTTGAAGCCCAGTACGACGTCCGCATCACCGCCCGAGGCCACGACGTCACCCTGCGCGGCGAGGAGCGGCAGGTGGCAGAGGTGGAGCGCGTGTTGCGCGAGCTGGTGGCGATGCTCCGCGAGCGACCGTCGCTGAGCGCCGCCGACATCCGATCGGCGCTGCGCATCGCGGGCAACGAGCCGGGTGCGGACGTGAAGTCGGTGCTGGCCGACGCGATCGCGGTGCCGTCGCGCCGACGCTTCATCACCCCGAAGACCGCCAACCAGAAGCGCTATCTGGAGGCGGTGCGCGGCCACGACCTCGTGATCGCGATCGGTCCGGCGGGCACCGGCAAGTCCTACCTGGCGGTCGCGATGGCGGTGTCCGCGCTGCTCAAGCGTGAGGTCGCGCGGATCATCCTGACCCGTCCCGCGGTGGAAGCGGGCGAGCGCCTGGGGTTCCTGCCCGGCGACCTCGTGGAGAAGGTGCATCCCTATTTGCGGCCGCTCTACGACGCGCTGTACGACATGCTCGAGCCCGAAAAGGTCGGCGCGCTGTCCGAGAAGGGCGCCATCGAGATCGCGCCGCTCGCGTACATGCGCGGACGCACCCTCAATGACGCCTTCATCATCCTCGACGAGGCTCAGAACACCACCTCCGAGCAGATGAAGATGTTCCTGACCCGGCTGGGGTTCAACTCCAAGATGGTGGTGACGGGAGACATCACCCAGGTGGATCTCCCGTCGAGCCGCCCCTCCGGTCTCATCGAGATCCAGACGGTGCTGCAGGGCATCGAGGGTATCCGCTTCATCTATTTCGATGACCGCGACGTGGTGCGCCACGATCTCGTCTCCTCGATCGTGCGCGCCTACGACCGGGTCCAGAAGCCTCCGGCACGCGGGGCGGGCTGA
- the ybeY gene encoding rRNA maturation RNase YbeY gives MPVAVSNLQRRSRISSPRLRAVARRALAALGRADREVHVTVVDDRRIRALNARYLGKRCATDVLAFDLAGPGPARLWGEVIVSAETAARQARRVGVPLAAELDLLVVHGLLHLAGYDDHGPRRARRMHERAREILAGRTGAVPPRLWTGLLER, from the coding sequence GTGCCCGTCGCGGTGTCCAATCTCCAGCGGCGCTCCCGCATCTCGTCGCCGCGGCTCCGCGCGGTGGCCCGGCGGGCCCTCGCCGCGCTCGGACGGGCGGACCGGGAAGTGCACGTCACGGTCGTGGACGACCGGCGCATCCGAGCGCTCAACGCGCGGTATCTCGGCAAGCGGTGCGCCACCGATGTGCTCGCCTTCGACCTGGCGGGTCCCGGACCCGCGCGTCTCTGGGGTGAGGTGATCGTCTCGGCGGAGACCGCGGCCCGGCAGGCCCGGCGGGTTGGCGTTCCTCTCGCGGCGGAGCTCGATCTGCTCGTGGTGCACGGGCTCCTTCACCTGGCCGGCTACGACGATCACGGACCGCGTCGGGCCCGCCGGATGCACGAGCGCGCGCGCGAGATCCTGGCCGGGCGGACGGGTGCGGTTCCGCCGCGTCTCTGGACCGGCCTCCTCGAGCGCTGA
- the era gene encoding GTPase Era, producing MASHRAGFVALVGRPNVGKSTLLNRLVGEKMAIVSPRPQTTRTRITGIRHLPSAQIVFVDTPGLHMGAGRLSQLMARTAEKAVEDVDLVCFVAEATEDPTRLDRAALDQLKAVRAPVYCCLNKTDLVSAKSRLLPLMAAYRVAHSFAEIVPLSAERGEHCERLLELIVAALPERPAYFPPDALTDQPETFWVAEAIREKIFRLTHQEVPYSCAVRVEELTERRRPECLYIRATIFVERDSQRGIVIGKGGAMLKRIGAAARVDLERFFGIKVYLDLTVRVRAEWRKDDKALREFGFLLTS from the coding sequence ATGGCGTCGCATCGCGCCGGGTTCGTCGCCCTGGTCGGCCGCCCCAACGTGGGGAAGTCCACGCTGCTCAACCGCCTGGTGGGCGAGAAGATGGCCATCGTCTCGCCGCGTCCTCAGACGACCCGCACCCGTATCACCGGAATCCGCCACCTGCCGTCGGCGCAGATCGTGTTCGTGGACACCCCGGGACTCCACATGGGCGCCGGCCGCCTCTCCCAGCTCATGGCCCGGACCGCGGAGAAGGCGGTGGAAGACGTGGACCTGGTTTGCTTCGTCGCGGAGGCGACCGAGGATCCGACCCGGCTGGATCGCGCCGCGCTCGATCAGCTCAAGGCGGTTCGCGCGCCGGTCTATTGCTGCCTCAACAAGACCGATCTGGTGTCGGCGAAGTCCCGGCTGCTCCCGCTGATGGCCGCGTATCGGGTGGCCCACTCCTTCGCGGAGATCGTGCCCCTCTCGGCGGAGCGGGGCGAGCACTGCGAGCGCCTGCTGGAGCTGATCGTGGCCGCCCTGCCCGAGCGGCCCGCCTACTTTCCTCCGGACGCTCTGACCGATCAACCCGAGACCTTCTGGGTGGCCGAGGCGATCCGCGAGAAGATCTTCCGCCTGACCCACCAGGAGGTGCCGTACTCCTGCGCGGTCCGGGTGGAGGAGCTCACCGAGCGGCGGCGCCCCGAGTGCCTCTACATTCGCGCCACCATCTTCGTGGAGCGTGACTCGCAGCGCGGTATCGTGATCGGCAAGGGCGGGGCCATGTTGAAGCGGATCGGGGCGGCGGCCCGGGTCGACCTGGAGCGCTTCTTCGGCATCAAGGTCTATCTCGATCTGACCGTCCGGGTGCGCGCGGAGTGGCGGAAGGACGACAAGGCCTTGCGTGAGTTCGGGTTCCTGCTCACCTCCTGA
- the recO gene encoding DNA repair protein RecO yields MALHKTRAVVIGRRAFGESDRLVDFYTRDHGKVRGIARSARRPRSRFGSALELFTLGEMVFFDSGRSELVQVDHFDIVRPFVGVREHLERLGQAAWSVEVVARLSAERDSNPALFALLLRTLAAMEVSHRPTRVSVCFGLRAVDLLGHRPRIDRCVACGRLHPFPDAALDMTAGGLICSACRAGADAIPLSGGLVGALKRLRALSWEESLRLNLAGSLDTELAAVLDGVVARLMGRYPLSSRFLTQTRRFLSVVAEPPPSE; encoded by the coding sequence ATGGCGCTTCACAAGACGCGAGCGGTGGTGATCGGACGCCGCGCGTTCGGCGAGAGCGATCGGCTCGTCGACTTCTATACCCGCGACCACGGCAAGGTCCGGGGGATCGCCCGCTCGGCCCGCCGGCCCCGCTCGCGCTTCGGCAGCGCGCTGGAGCTGTTCACGCTCGGCGAGATGGTCTTCTTCGATAGCGGTCGCAGCGAGCTGGTGCAGGTCGACCACTTCGACATCGTGCGGCCGTTCGTCGGCGTGCGGGAGCACCTCGAGCGGCTCGGCCAGGCCGCGTGGTCGGTGGAGGTGGTGGCCCGGCTCTCGGCCGAGCGGGATTCGAACCCCGCCCTGTTCGCGCTGCTGCTGCGGACGCTCGCCGCGATGGAGGTGAGCCACCGGCCCACCCGGGTTTCGGTGTGCTTCGGCCTGCGCGCGGTCGACCTGCTCGGTCACCGGCCGCGGATCGACCGCTGCGTGGCGTGCGGCCGTCTCCATCCATTCCCGGATGCCGCGCTGGACATGACCGCGGGCGGCCTGATCTGCTCGGCCTGCCGTGCGGGCGCGGACGCGATCCCGCTGTCGGGCGGCCTGGTCGGCGCCCTCAAGCGTCTGCGCGCCCTGTCGTGGGAGGAGTCGCTGCGGCTCAACCTCGCCGGGTCGCTGGACACGGAGCTGGCCGCGGTGCTGGACGGCGTGGTCGCCCGCTTGATGGGGCGCTACCCGCTCTCGTCACGCTTCCTCACCCAGACGCGTCGCTTCCTGTCCGTGGTCGCCGAGCCCCCGCCCTCGGAGTAG
- a CDS encoding glycine--tRNA ligase, producing MDTLVSLCKRRGFVFQSSEIYGGTGSCWDYGPLGVELKNKIKQAWWRDFVQRRADMVGLDASILMHSMVWKASGHVDHFTDPMVDCRECRHRFRADQLEETPWVHYCPATKGNKFTIPAGEACTHCGSRRSLCPDCGKGELTAPRQFNLMFKTFMGPVEEDAAVTYLRPETAQGIFVNFENVQQSMRRKLPFGIGQIGKAFRNEITPGNFIFRTREFEQMEIEYFVNPHDTVDGRPADEHWHDRWIADCLAWFQRYGLAAENLRLHEHDRAELAHYSKRTADLQYRFPIGWSELMGIANRTDFDLKQHAKWSGKALTYFDEERKEHVVPYVIEPSAGVDRALLAFLADAYREEEVRGEKRVVLRFHPELAPISVAVLPLLKKRGDIVRTALTIRDELSRRFTTVYDDTAAIGRLYRRQDEVGTAYCVTVDVQTVGDTDKGEAADGKVTIRDRDSMEQIRVTASQLGGVVGDLLGGQRWAEVAAEVGRA from the coding sequence ATGGACACCCTCGTCTCGCTCTGCAAGCGACGCGGGTTCGTCTTCCAGTCGAGCGAGATCTACGGCGGGACCGGCTCGTGCTGGGACTACGGGCCGCTCGGCGTGGAGCTGAAGAACAAGATCAAGCAGGCCTGGTGGCGGGACTTCGTGCAGCGGCGCGCGGACATGGTCGGCCTCGACGCGTCGATCCTGATGCACTCCATGGTGTGGAAGGCGAGCGGACACGTCGATCACTTCACCGATCCGATGGTGGACTGCCGCGAGTGCCGTCACCGCTTCCGCGCCGATCAGCTCGAGGAGACGCCGTGGGTGCACTACTGCCCCGCCACCAAGGGCAACAAGTTCACGATCCCGGCCGGCGAGGCCTGCACGCACTGCGGGAGCCGCCGCAGCCTCTGTCCCGACTGCGGCAAGGGCGAGCTGACCGCGCCGCGGCAGTTCAACCTGATGTTCAAGACGTTCATGGGGCCGGTGGAGGAGGACGCCGCCGTCACCTACCTCCGGCCGGAAACCGCCCAGGGCATCTTCGTGAACTTCGAGAACGTGCAGCAGTCGATGCGGCGCAAGCTGCCGTTCGGCATCGGCCAGATCGGCAAGGCCTTCCGCAACGAGATCACGCCCGGCAACTTCATCTTCCGGACGCGCGAGTTCGAACAGATGGAGATCGAGTACTTCGTGAACCCGCACGACACGGTGGACGGACGGCCCGCCGACGAGCACTGGCACGATCGGTGGATCGCGGATTGCCTGGCCTGGTTCCAGCGGTACGGCCTGGCCGCCGAGAACTTGCGGCTGCACGAGCACGACCGCGCCGAGCTGGCGCACTATTCCAAGCGCACCGCCGATCTGCAGTACCGCTTCCCGATCGGCTGGAGCGAGCTGATGGGCATCGCCAATCGCACCGACTTCGATCTCAAGCAGCACGCCAAGTGGAGCGGCAAGGCGCTCACCTACTTCGACGAGGAGCGCAAGGAGCACGTGGTGCCCTACGTCATCGAGCCCTCCGCGGGGGTGGATCGCGCGCTGCTCGCGTTCCTCGCCGACGCGTATCGCGAGGAGGAGGTGCGCGGCGAGAAGCGGGTGGTGCTACGCTTCCATCCCGAGCTGGCCCCGATCTCGGTCGCGGTGCTGCCCCTGCTCAAGAAGCGCGGCGACATCGTGCGGACCGCGCTCACGATCCGCGACGAGCTCTCGCGCCGCTTCACCACCGTCTACGACGACACCGCGGCGATCGGCCGGCTCTATCGTCGGCAGGACGAGGTGGGGACTGCCTATTGCGTCACGGTGGACGTGCAGACGGTCGGCGACACCGACAAGGGAGAGGCCGCCGACGGCAAGGTCACCATTCGCGATCGCGATTCGATGGAGCAGATCCGGGTGACCGCATCCCAGCTGGGCGGGGTGGTCGGCGATCTGCTCGGTGGCCAGCGCTGGGCCGAGGTCGCGGCCGAAGTGGGACGCGCCTAG